In one window of Fibrobacter sp. UBA4297 DNA:
- a CDS encoding N-acetyltransferase, whose translation MNFLQQNCRFGFYTQGKAALCKSFKCGDNDLDDFFTKDAFLQSEELLCKNYCFSLAEDPTQLVAVFTLSNDSIKKIPGSRKKKVEKNIPREKIYSSYPAVMIGRLGISLDFQSKHLGSDVLSFIKAWFVDPLNKTG comes from the coding sequence ATGAACTTTCTCCAACAGAATTGCCGCTTTGGGTTCTATACTCAAGGCAAGGCCGCCCTATGCAAATCATTCAAGTGCGGGGACAACGACTTGGATGATTTCTTCACAAAAGATGCCTTTTTGCAGAGCGAAGAACTGCTTTGCAAGAACTATTGTTTTTCCCTTGCTGAAGACCCGACCCAACTAGTGGCGGTTTTTACGCTCTCCAATGACAGCATCAAGAAAATTCCGGGGTCCCGTAAGAAGAAGGTCGAAAAGAACATCCCTCGCGAAAAGATTTACAGCAGCTATCCGGCCGTCATGATTGGCAGGCTCGGCATAAGCCTTGATTTTCAGAGCAAACATCTGGGGAGTGACGTTCTCAGTTTTATAAAGGCTTGGTTCGTTGACCCGCTTAACAAGACCGGT